A DNA window from Daucus carota subsp. sativus chromosome 3, DH1 v3.0, whole genome shotgun sequence contains the following coding sequences:
- the LOC108213756 gene encoding probable pectin methylesterase CGR3: protein MSRRPTNTTRRLTNNGSSLFGAFSNSKSQISPLLSVVLVFLGAIFFIGYFYKGSGVSKRFREAVSRGVEGDFTCTYDVQRAIPSLKKAYGESMRKVLHVGPDTCSVVSKLLKDEEIEAWGVEPYDIEDADLNCKRLVHRGIVRVANIKFPLPYRAKSFSLVIVSDAVDYLSSNYLNKTLPELARVSSDGLVIFTGFPGDPRAQPTEPAKYGRPAKKRSTSWWVRFFAQTSLEESTQAIKRFVKAAVEDNYKPACQIFQLDSFE from the exons ATGTCTAGAAGGCCAACAAACACCACACGGCGGCTTACAAACAATGGAAGTTCTCTATTTGGTGCATTTTCTAATTCAAAATCACAGATCTCTCCCCTGTTATCTGTTGTCCTTGTTTTTCTG GGTGCAATATTTTTCATTGGTTACTTTTATAAGGGTTCAG GTGTGTCTAAAAGGTTCAGAGAAGCTGTCAGTAGAGGAGTAGAAG GTGACTTCACTTGCACATATGATGTTCAGAGAGCTATACCTTCCCTTAAGAAAGCATATGGCGAGAGTATGCGCAAAGTTTTGCATGTCGGGCCAGATACTTGCTCAGTTGTGTCCAAGTTGTTGAAAGACGAGGAAATTGAAGCATGGGGAGTGGAACCATACGACATAGAAGATGCTGATCTGAACTGCAAAAGACTTGTGCATCGAGGCATTGTACGTGTGGCTAATATCAAATTCCCTTTGCCATACAGAGCCAAATCATTTTCTCTTGTTATTGTGTCTGATGCAGTAGACTACCTTTCTTCCAATTACCTGAACAAGACTCTTCCAGAACTGGCCAGGGTGTCCTCTGATGGCCTAGTTATATTTACAG GTTTTCCAGGTGATCCTAGAGCTCAGCCAACTGAACCAGCAAAATATGGACGCCCG GCTAAAAAGCGAAGCACATCATGGTGGGTGCGGTTTTTTGCTCAAACAAGCTTGGAAGAGAGTACTCAGGCGATTAAAAGGTTTGTGAAGGCTGCAGTCGAGGATAACTACAAACCAGCATGCCAGATTTTTCAACTCGATTCATTTGAGTGA
- the LOC108214583 gene encoding GTP-binding protein At3g49725, chloroplastic, which translates to MLRAISHIRNSISQTLTNPTQLPSCYLLTSHSQARLRHRESKSDESNTDPNTPPRLFVVQPKIRPDSVLKLKLEEALNLANSLEEQRDGFYATEFSDKDLPSHLVVQNPAARTTRADTYFGLGTVNNVKCHLNAADSGDGFDAVFVNAILSGVQQRNLEQAWGKPVLDRVSLIIEIFHAHAQTKEAKLQAELAALMYKRSRLVRVRGPGGRYTFGGEVEVVSARGRGSGGRGFISGAGETELQLQRRRIIERRNQLLSEIKEVRRTRALQRASRKRQGRSDGQDMATIAVVGYTNAGKSTLVSALSDTYLYSDDRLFATVDPKLRSVVLPSGRKVLLSDTVGFISELPVQLVEAFHATLEEVVEADLLVHVLDSSAPNLDEHRQTVMQVLEQLGVSKEKLQNMIEVWNKIDIGEKQIDGDETGAGEDVEFEHLSDDQEDNSNADVEELSLGNDEGDYSDGWLASENGQVTLSDNDGSSLGCKNTNDLQENPCMIIDNGSQCQPENVGPHVKTSALTGVGLQELLELIDERLEVQKVVHRSMFNSKWRPLNADEAVVAAEQ; encoded by the exons ATGTTGAGAGCGATCTCGCACATACGAAACTCCATTTCTCAAACCCTAACAAACCCGACCCAACTCCCCTCTTGTTACTTACTCACTTCCCACTCTCAGGCCCGTCTCAGACACCGTGAATCCAAGTCCGATGAGTCCAATACAGACCCAAACACTCCTCCCAGGCTATTCGTAGTCCAGCCCAAAATCCGACCCGACTCCGTTCTGAAATTAAAATTAGAAGAAGCTCTCAATCTCGCTAATTCACTTGAAGAGCAAAGAGATGGATTTTACGCTACTGAATTCTCTGATAAAGACTTGCCCTCGCATCTCGTTGTTCAAAATCCTGCTGCCCGCACCACTCGTGCAG ATACTTATTTTGGACTGGGGACGGTGAATAATGTTAAATGCCATTTAAACGCAGCGGATTCTGGA GATGGTTTTGATGCCGTTTTTGTGAATGCGATTTTGAGCGGGGTCCAGCAGCGGAATCTGGAG CAAGCTTGGGGTAAGCCGGTTTTGGACCGTGTCAGTCTCATTATAGAGATATTCCATGCCCATGCCCAGACTAAAGAAGCAAAACTGCAG GCCGAGTTAGCTGCTTTGATGTATAAGAGAAGTAGGCTTGTTCGTGTACGTGGTCCTGGTGGACGTTATACATTTGGTGGAGAAGTTGAGGTCGTGAGTGCCAGAGG GAGAGGAAGTGGTGGGCGTGGTTTTATCAGTGGTGCTGGTGAAACTGAACTTCAGTTGCAACGTAGAAG AATCATTGAACGTCGGAACCAGCTGTTATCTGAGATCAAAGAGGTTCGTCGCACCCGCGCTTTACAACGTGCTTCTCGAAAGCGGCAAGGGAGATCAGACGGTCAAGACATGGCCACCATAGCTGTTGTTGGGTACACCAATGCT GGGAAATCTACTTTAGTAAGTGCACTATCAGACACTTATCTCTACAGCGATGATCG ATTGTTTGCCACAGTCGATCCTAAACTAAGAAGCGTTGTCCTTCCATCAGG GAGGAAAGTGCTTCTTAGTGACACAGTAGGATTTATATCAGAGCTGCCTGTCCAG TTAGTAGAAGCATTTCATGCCACCTTAGAAGAAGTGGTGGAAGCAGACCTACTCGTG CATGTCTTAGATTCAAGTGCTCCAAATCTTGATGAGCATCGGCAAACTGTAATGCAAGTTCTTGAGCAATTAGGAGTGTCGAAAGAGAAACTTCAGAATATGATTGAGGTTTGGAATAAG ATTGATATCGGAGAAAAGCAAATAGACGGTGATGAAACTGGTGCAGGTGAAGATGTTGAATTTGAGCATTTATCTGATGACCAAGAGGATAACAGCAATGCTGATGTAGAAGAGTTGTCACTAGGAAATGATGAAGGTGATTACTCGGATGGTTGGCTTGCTTCAGAAAATGGACAAGTGACATTGAGTGATAATGATGGTTCATCTTTGGGGTGCAAGAATACAAATGATCTACAAGAAAATCCCTGTATGATCATTGATAATGGTTCCCAGTGTCAACCTGAAAATGTTGGTCCACATGTAAAAACGTCTGCCTTGACGGGAGTTGGATTGCAAGAATTGCTCGAACTAATTGATGAGAgattagaagttcagaaagtcGTACATCGAAGCATGTTTAATTCCAAATGGAGGCCTTTAAATGCAGATGAAGCTGTTGTAGCAGCTGAGCAGTAA
- the LOC108214582 gene encoding squalene epoxidase 3 → MNCVIKPTCLLPPKLLLLSKSTLHIITLKHTHAAAATTSSSSSYYNYKPPAPNVTTTNKRVLGNRLKHHQQQQDHLYCSTSVPQLIKNKKNTMMIHTNYIAVTLFAGLLGFLFLFVLGRPRSRRRDVSSVAGDSYRTCNDPTRTDHPGHNGFCADVIIVGAGVAGAALAHTLAKDGRQVHVIERDLSEPDRIVGELLQPGGYLKLVELGLEDCVEDIDAQRVIGYALFKDGRNTRISYPLENYHSDVSGRSFHNGRFIQRMRKKTATLPNVYMEQGSVSSLLEENGTIKGVQYKTKTGEEAKAYAPLTIVCDGCFSNLRRSLCKPKVDVPSCFVGLILENCNLPHPNHGHVILADPSPILFYPISSTEVRCLVDVPGRKLPSLANGEMAKYLKSMVAPQIPLELHDAFISAIDKGNIRTMPNRSMPAAPYPTPGALLMGDAFNMRHPLTGGGMTVALSDIVVLRNLLKPLQDMNDAVSLCNHLESFYTLRKPVAATINTLAGALYKVFCASTDQARKEMREACFEYLSLGGVCSTGPVALLSGLKPQPLSLVLHFFAVAVYGVGRLLLPFPTPQRLWAGVRLILSASSIIFPIIKAEGVRQMFFPATLPAYYKAPPVDGISNGAAYKNGFY, encoded by the exons ATGAATTGTGTAATAAAGCCCACGTGTCTCCTTCCTCCCAAGCTTCTCTTGCTTTCCAAATCCACACTCCACATCATCACTCTTAAACACACACACGCAGCTGCTGctacaacatcatcatcatcatcgtaCTACAACTACAAACCCCCGGCCCCCAACGTTACAACTACTAACAAACGAGTACTAGGTAACCGACTCAAACATCATCAGCAACAGCAGGACCATTTATATTGTTCTACTTCGGTGCCTCAATTGATTAAGAATAAGAAAAATACGATGATGATTCATACTAACTACATTGCCGTTACTTTGTTTGCCGGACTTTTGGGCTTTCTTTTTCTCTTCGTTTTGGGCCGGCCTCGTTCTCGTCGTCGTGATGTGAGTTCTGTTGCCGGTGATTCATATCGGACTTGTAATGACCCGACCCGAACTGATCACCCGGGACATAATGGATTTTGTGCTGACGTCATCATTGTGGGAGCTGGTGTTGCTGGGGCAGCCCTTGCTCATACTCTTGCCAAG GATGGAAGACAGGTTCACGTTATTGAGAGAGATTTATCGGAGCCAGATAGAATCGTTGGAGAACTTCTACAGCCTGGAGGATACCTAAAGTTAGTGGAATTAGGCCTTGAAG ATTGTGTGGAAGATATTGATGCTCAGCGCGTGATTGGATATGCTCTTTTCAAGGATGGTAGAAACACTCGGATTTCTTATCCCTTGGAAAATTACCACTCTGATGTGTCCGGAAGAAGCTTCCACAATGGCCGCTTCATTCAGAGAATGAGAAAGAAAACTGCAACACTTCCCAA TGTATATATGGAGCAAGGAAGTGTATCATCTCTGCTTGAAGAAAATGGAACTATAAAAGGTGTTCAGTATAAAACTAAAACTGGCGAGGAAGCTAAGGCATATGCTCCACTTACAATTGTTTGTGATGGTTGCTTTTCAAATTTGCGTCGCTCTCTTTGCAAGCCTAAG GTAGATGTTCCTTCCTGCTTTGTTGGTCTGATCTTGGAGAACTGTAATCTACCACACCCAAACCATGGTCATGTAATATTAGCAGATCCTTCACCCATCTTATTCTACCCAATCAGCAGCACTGAGGTTCGGTGTTTAGTTGATGTACCTGGTCGAAAGCTTCCTTCTCTTGCAAATGGGGAAATGGCCAAATATTTGAAGAGTATGGTTGCTCCCCAG ATTCCACTTGAGCTGCATGATGCATTCATATCTGCAATTGATAAAGGGAATATACGAACAATGCCAAATAGAAGCATGCCAGCTGCTCCATATCCTACTCCTGGTGCCCTATTAATGGGTGATGCATTCAATATGCGTCATCCCTTAACTGGTGGCGGAATGACAGTGGCGCTCTCTGACATAGTCGTGTTACGGAATCTTCTGAAGCCCCTCCAGGACATGAATGATGCAGTTTCACTATGCAATCATCTCGAGTCCTTCTATACATTGCGCAAG CCAGTAGCAGCTACGATAAATACTCTGGCAGGGGCTTTGTACAAGGTGTTTTGCGCTTCTACTGATCAAGCAAGAAAAGAAATGCGTGAAGCATGTTTTGAATATTTAAGCCTTGGAGGTGTTTGTTCAACAGGACCTGTGGCTTTACTTTCAGGTCTAAAACCTCAACCACTGAGCTTAGTTCTCCATTTCTTTGCTGTGGCTGTATATGGAGTTGGTCGTCTATTGTTACCGTTTCCAACACCTCAACGCTTATGGGCTGGAGTCAGATTGATATTA AGTGCTTCAAGTATAATATTTCCCATCATAAAGGCTGAAGGGGTAAGGCAAATGTTCTTTCCTGCAACTCTTCCAGCATATTACAAAGCTCCTCCTGTGGATGGCATATCAAATGGAGCTGCATACAAGAATGGATTCTATTGA